A region from the Stutzerimonas stutzeri genome encodes:
- a CDS encoding LrgB family protein: protein MIGGQWQAAWDAVIHHPLFGVAITLAAFQLAYAAYEKTRWVFLQPVLVSMLMVVGILLACGLTYQQYRDSAQMLTVLLGPATVALAVPLYLNLRRIRELFGPIMVTLLLAGTAATALGMALAWAFGADQVILMTLAPKSVTSPIAMLVAEQIGGVVALAAVFVMITGIIGAIVGPELLRRFGVQHPAARGMALGLTAHAVGTAQALQESEECGAFAALAMSLMGVMTAVLLPLAVLLLS from the coding sequence ATGATCGGCGGGCAGTGGCAGGCGGCCTGGGATGCGGTGATTCATCACCCGCTGTTCGGCGTAGCCATCACGCTGGCGGCGTTCCAGTTGGCTTATGCCGCCTATGAGAAAACTCGCTGGGTGTTTCTGCAGCCGGTGCTGGTGTCGATGCTGATGGTCGTCGGCATCCTGCTGGCTTGCGGCCTGACCTACCAGCAATACCGCGACAGCGCGCAGATGCTCACCGTTCTGCTCGGACCGGCCACCGTGGCGCTGGCGGTCCCGCTGTATCTGAATCTGCGCCGAATCCGCGAGTTGTTCGGTCCGATCATGGTGACCCTGTTGCTGGCGGGTACCGCTGCGACTGCGCTCGGCATGGCTCTGGCCTGGGCCTTTGGCGCCGACCAGGTGATTCTGATGACCCTGGCGCCGAAATCGGTGACCTCACCGATCGCCATGCTGGTAGCCGAGCAGATCGGCGGGGTGGTCGCGCTGGCCGCGGTGTTCGTGATGATCACCGGCATCATCGGTGCGATCGTCGGTCCGGAACTGTTACGTCGCTTTGGCGTTCAGCATCCTGCGGCCCGCGGCATGGCGTTGGGCCTGACCGCCCATGCGGTGGGTACCGCGCAGGCACTGCAGGAAAGCGAGGAGTGCGGTGCCTTCGCGGCGTTGGCGATGAGCCTGATGGGGGTGATGACCGCCGTGCTGCTGCCGCTGGCGGTGTTGCTGTTGTCCTGA
- a CDS encoding CidA/LrgA family protein → MLLRGLTWLVLFQLLGTALNVLILPVLPGPIIGLVLLFVALLMRGQASESLQLAASSLLRYLPLLLVPPAVGVMAYTEAILDDFWAIVGVLVLSLVVSLVFTGWLMQALIRRQQRRAGRA, encoded by the coding sequence ATGCTGCTACGCGGCCTAACCTGGCTGGTGCTGTTCCAACTGCTCGGCACTGCACTCAACGTGTTGATCCTGCCGGTGCTGCCGGGGCCGATCATCGGGCTGGTGCTGCTGTTCGTGGCGCTGCTGATGCGTGGCCAGGCCAGTGAATCCCTGCAACTGGCTGCCAGCAGCCTGTTGCGTTACCTGCCGCTGTTGCTGGTGCCACCGGCTGTGGGCGTGATGGCCTATACCGAGGCGATTCTCGACGACTTCTGGGCCATCGTCGGCGTACTGGTGCTGTCCTTGGTGGTCTCGCTGGTGTTCACCGGTTGGCTGATGCAGGCGCTGATCCGCCGCCAGCAGCGTCGGGCGGGCCGAGCATGA
- a CDS encoding MaoC family dehydratase, which produces MPQVPVTELKNYIGKELGHSDWLTVDQQRVDQFAECTGDHQFIHIDPEKAAQTPFGGTIAHGYLSLSLLPLLMEDLMVRPEGTKMGVNYGLDSLRFIQPVRVGSRVRIAATLLDAYEKNPGQWLLKARAVMEIEGVEKPAYIAETLALCVV; this is translated from the coding sequence ATGCCGCAGGTACCCGTCACTGAACTCAAGAACTACATTGGCAAGGAGCTCGGTCACTCCGACTGGCTCACCGTCGATCAGCAGCGTGTCGACCAGTTTGCCGAATGCACCGGCGACCATCAGTTCATTCATATCGATCCGGAGAAAGCCGCCCAGACGCCGTTTGGCGGCACCATCGCGCACGGCTACCTGTCCCTCTCGCTGCTGCCCCTGCTGATGGAGGACCTGATGGTCCGGCCCGAAGGCACCAAGATGGGGGTCAACTATGGTCTCGACAGCCTGCGCTTCATCCAGCCGGTGAGAGTCGGATCGCGGGTCCGTATAGCCGCGACACTGCTTGATGCCTATGAGAAGAATCCGGGGCAATGGCTGCTCAAGGCCCGCGCCGTCATGGAAATCGAAGGCGTGGAGAAACCGGCCTACATTGCCGAAACCCTGGCGCTCTGCGTCGTCTGA
- a CDS encoding C13 family peptidase, which yields MRRLTLLLLACLLVACGDGEPLLPPDAVLPDGGRYRGEIVDGRLQGQGRIDYPNGSLYRGGFKDGQWHGQGSWQGANGDRYEGEFRQGLFEGQGRFIYATGGVYEGQFRGGSLNGEGRYTEAGLSYEGNFRDGLYHGQGKLQHDGTTYQGAFANGQPNGEGSRSDADGAYSGTFVDGQVNGEGAYRGNGGDHYIGRFENDLFHGQGRYEDADGNVWTGGFEHGELSGPGEYAGIDGSRYKGAFEHWQYQGEGQLQQPDGSRYQGQFHAGRFHGPGTLTLADGTEQRGMWRAGRLSHDATGKRLPDPLEIGLLRQGPLLADMLEAVPASTAAAELYSLTVAGDGRQSVFMREVDYVDALLAERFAARGQITLVNHRDQLTERPLATRETIARAVRTLAERSGAEDLIFIYLTSHGSADHQLVLAQPRMALEDLPATDLATLLQPLAERDKVVVISACYSGGFIEPLKSPNTLVITAARADRVSFGCSEESDFTYFGRALFAEALQQTRDIVQAFTLAQARVAEREQADHYQASEPQIWAPQQVVEHWRVLNEPQPAPTD from the coding sequence ATGCGCCGCCTCACCCTGCTTCTGCTCGCTTGCCTGCTGGTCGCCTGCGGCGATGGCGAGCCCTTGCTACCGCCCGACGCGGTGCTACCGGATGGAGGGCGCTACCGCGGCGAGATCGTCGACGGGCGCCTGCAAGGCCAGGGACGAATCGACTACCCCAACGGCAGCCTTTACCGCGGCGGATTCAAGGACGGCCAGTGGCATGGCCAGGGCAGTTGGCAAGGCGCCAACGGCGATCGCTACGAAGGCGAGTTCAGACAAGGCCTGTTCGAGGGCCAGGGGCGGTTCATCTACGCCACCGGCGGTGTCTACGAAGGTCAGTTCCGCGGCGGCAGCCTCAACGGCGAAGGTCGCTATACCGAAGCGGGCTTGAGCTACGAAGGCAACTTCAGGGACGGTCTCTACCACGGCCAAGGCAAGCTGCAGCACGACGGCACGACCTATCAGGGCGCGTTCGCCAACGGCCAGCCCAATGGCGAAGGCAGCCGCAGCGACGCCGACGGTGCATACAGCGGTACCTTCGTCGATGGCCAAGTGAACGGCGAAGGTGCCTATCGGGGCAATGGCGGCGATCACTACATCGGGCGCTTCGAGAATGACCTGTTTCACGGCCAGGGCCGCTATGAAGACGCCGACGGCAACGTCTGGACCGGAGGCTTCGAGCACGGCGAGCTGAGCGGCCCGGGCGAGTACGCCGGCATCGACGGCTCCCGCTACAAGGGCGCGTTCGAGCATTGGCAGTATCAGGGCGAAGGGCAACTGCAACAGCCGGACGGCAGCCGCTACCAGGGCCAGTTCCACGCCGGGCGGTTTCACGGGCCGGGCACGCTCACGCTGGCCGACGGCACCGAACAGCGCGGCATGTGGCGCGCCGGTCGCCTGAGCCATGACGCCACCGGCAAACGCCTGCCCGATCCGCTGGAAATCGGCCTGTTGCGCCAGGGGCCGCTGCTTGCAGACATGCTCGAGGCGGTGCCAGCCTCGACCGCAGCGGCAGAACTCTACAGCCTCACCGTCGCCGGCGACGGACGCCAGAGCGTGTTCATGCGTGAGGTGGATTATGTCGATGCACTGCTGGCCGAACGCTTCGCCGCGCGCGGCCAGATAACCTTGGTCAACCATCGCGACCAGCTCACCGAGCGGCCGCTGGCGACCCGCGAGACGATCGCGCGCGCTGTCCGTACGCTGGCCGAACGCAGTGGCGCCGAGGACCTGATTTTCATCTACCTGACCAGCCACGGCTCGGCCGATCATCAGTTGGTGCTGGCGCAGCCCCGCATGGCCCTGGAAGACCTTCCGGCAACGGACCTGGCGACCCTGCTGCAACCGCTTGCCGAACGCGACAAGGTGGTCGTGATCTCAGCCTGTTACTCCGGCGGCTTCATCGAGCCGCTGAAGAGCCCCAATACTCTGGTGATTACCGCCGCGCGCGCTGACCGCGTGTCGTTCGGCTGCTCCGAGGAAAGCGACTTCACCTACTTCGGCCGCGCCCTGTTCGCCGAAGCGCTG